Part of the Micrococcales bacterium genome is shown below.
ATTGAAGTGCGTCCGGCCGCCATGCGGGCGCTGCGCAAGATCGACCCGGGGCAACAGGCTCGGATCCAGGCCGCGATCTCGCTCCTGGCCATTGACCCCCGGCCACCAGGCGCAATCAGGCTGCAAGGGCGCGACGGCCTGAGAGTCAGAGTCGGGGACTACCGGATCATCTACGCCGTGCACGACAACGTTCTGTTGGTGGTCGTGGTCACACTTGGCCACCGCAAAGACGTCTATCGCCGGGACTAACCAATTGACAAGGCAGCGCGGCCGACCTGGCGGCTATGGGCCGTAACAGCAGTGGGGGAGTTGCCGCCTTAGTTCAGCTGCTGCGCTGGCGGCGCTTTAGGCCAAGGAACAGCGCCGCCAGGCCGCCGGCCACGGCCACAGTACGTCTGAA
Proteins encoded:
- a CDS encoding type II toxin-antitoxin system RelE/ParE family toxin, which gives rise to MAYRIEVRPAAMRALRKIDPGQQARIQAAISLLAIDPRPPGAIRLQGRDGLRVRVGDYRIIYAVHDNVLLVVVVTLGHRKDVYRRD